A genomic window from Acidobacteriota bacterium includes:
- the uvrB gene encoding excinuclease ABC subunit UvrB → MITGRYELKSDFRPRGDQEKAIKFLSARVRKGVKCQTLLGVTGSGKTFTIANVIERVQKPVLVISHNKTLAAQLYQEFRRFFPENAVEYFVSYYDFYQPEAYIPSTDTYIAKEAIINDEIDRMRLAATRSIFERRDVIVVASVSCIYGIGSPDTYFGMFLPIELGVRIKRKELMERLVEIQYERSEYELKRGTFRPRGDTVEVFPAYDDYAYRIELFGDEVDGLYLIDNITGKIIDRRDRIVIYPKSYFVTPKPLLFEALEAIEEELEERLKFFRSQGKFLEAQRLEERTRFDIEMMREFGYCHGIENYSRHLSGRREGEPPFTLVDYFPPDFLIIIDESHQTIPQLRGMYEGDRSRKLTLTEHGFRLPSALDNRPLKFDEFEQKINQVIFVSATPGPYEFEKAKENVVEQIIRPTGLMDPSVEVRQIKNQMDNLIDEIRKRVYRNERTLITTLTKNMAEKLSDYLIEKGMRAKYLHSDIETLERVKILKALRKGEFDVLVGINLLREGLDLPEVSLVAILDADKEGFLRSTTSLIQTFGRAARNLNGKAILYADYVTDSMKDAIEETNRRRKVQEEYNIKHGITPETIVKSIDEFAGSPYERDYFDYTGVSEEKEIYFSEEERKKRIEKLEKEMKEASENLEFEKAAAIRDEIKRLKRIQIDILER, encoded by the coding sequence TAGACCACGAGGAGATCAGGAAAAAGCTATAAAGTTTCTTTCAGCTAGGGTAAGAAAAGGAGTTAAATGTCAAACTTTACTTGGTGTAACCGGCTCTGGAAAGACATTTACCATAGCGAATGTAATCGAGAGAGTGCAGAAACCCGTTCTTGTTATTTCCCATAATAAAACACTCGCAGCGCAGCTTTATCAGGAGTTCAGGAGGTTTTTTCCAGAGAATGCAGTTGAATATTTTGTAAGCTATTATGATTTTTACCAGCCAGAGGCATATATTCCTTCAACTGATACTTATATTGCCAAAGAAGCAATCATAAACGATGAAATTGATAGAATGAGACTTGCAGCAACTCGATCAATTTTCGAAAGAAGAGATGTTATTGTGGTTGCGTCTGTTTCGTGTATCTATGGGATTGGCTCTCCTGATACTTACTTTGGAATGTTCTTACCAATCGAATTAGGCGTAAGAATTAAGAGAAAAGAATTGATGGAGAGGTTGGTGGAAATTCAGTATGAGAGGTCAGAGTATGAGTTGAAGAGGGGAACATTTAGGCCCAGAGGTGATACAGTAGAAGTATTTCCAGCTTATGATGATTATGCTTACAGGATTGAACTTTTTGGGGATGAAGTAGACGGTCTTTATTTAATTGATAACATAACTGGAAAGATTATCGATAGAAGAGATAGAATCGTAATTTATCCTAAATCATATTTTGTAACTCCAAAACCTCTTCTTTTTGAGGCTCTGGAAGCAATTGAGGAGGAACTTGAGGAAAGATTAAAATTTTTCAGAAGTCAGGGTAAATTCCTTGAAGCCCAGAGGCTCGAAGAAAGAACAAGGTTTGACATCGAAATGATGCGAGAATTTGGATACTGTCATGGAATAGAAAACTACTCAAGACACTTAAGCGGAAGAAGAGAGGGAGAACCTCCTTTTACATTGGTGGATTATTTTCCTCCAGATTTTCTGATTATCATAGATGAAAGTCATCAAACGATACCACAGCTTCGGGGGATGTATGAAGGGGATAGATCCAGAAAACTTACTCTTACTGAACATGGATTTAGACTTCCATCTGCCCTTGATAACAGACCTTTAAAATTTGATGAATTTGAACAGAAAATAAATCAGGTCATCTTTGTATCAGCTACTCCAGGCCCATATGAATTTGAAAAAGCAAAGGAAAACGTTGTCGAACAGATTATCAGACCTACAGGACTTATGGATCCCTCAGTTGAAGTGAGGCAGATAAAAAATCAGATGGATAATCTTATAGATGAGATTAGAAAAAGAGTTTACAGAAATGAAAGAACCCTGATAACAACTCTTACGAAGAACATGGCAGAAAAACTTTCTGATTATTTGATCGAGAAGGGAATGAGAGCAAAATATTTGCATTCAGATATTGAAACTCTTGAAAGAGTTAAAATTTTAAAGGCTTTGAGAAAGGGAGAGTTTGACGTTCTTGTTGGTATAAACCTTCTTCGAGAGGGACTTGACCTCCCTGAAGTTTCACTTGTAGCGATTCTTGATGCGGATAAAGAGGGGTTTCTGAGGTCTACAACTTCATTAATTCAGACATTTGGAAGAGCTGCAAGAAACCTAAATGGAAAAGCGATTCTCTATGCAGATTATGTTACAGATTCAATGAAAGATGCAATCGAAGAAACAAACAGGAGAAGAAAGGTTCAGGAAGAATACAATATCAAACATGGTATCACACCAGAGACGATTGTAAAATCAATCGATGAATTTGCAGGCTCACCATATGAGAGAGATTATTTTGATTATACAGGTGTTTCAGAGGAGAAAGAAATTTATTTTTCAGAAGAAGAGAGGAAGAAGAGGATTGAAAAACTTGAAAAGGAGATGAAAGAAGCATCCGAGAATTTGGAATTTGAGAAAGCAGCTGCCATAAGGGATGAAATAAAGAGATTGAAAAGAATACAGATTGATATTTTAGAGAGATGA